Sequence from the Paraburkholderia acidiphila genome:
CCGACGCGCTCGGCTGGACGCGCCCGAAGCTCGACCGGCGATTGGATAGCGACGAGTCGTTTCCGATCGCGAAGCGCGGTACGCGCGCCGGCGGCTGGGAGTTCGATCTCGCCGCGGTGAAGGCATATCTCGCGGGTGGTGCGGGCGCGCCGCGCGCTCGAGCGCCGGCGCAAGCCGCGGCCGCACCTGACGCGAATCCGTACCCGGGCGCGAAGTACACGGTGCTCCCGCCGAGCGCGGTGCCGCCGCCTGGCGTCGAACCGGTTATCCACAGCGGCGAGCAGACCGCCCGGCAGCGCCGTGACCAGGTGCAAGCGGAGATCCTCGAGGACAAGCTGCGGCGCGATCGCGGCGAGCTCGTGCAAGCGGAAGTGATGCGCCAGGTGATCACGAAGATGCTCGTGCACCTTGGGAAGGGCATGGACAGGCTGGCAGACCAGGTCGTCGAGAAGCTCGGGCTCCCCGAGGAGAACGCCGACGCGATCCGCGAGCTGACCGACGACCTGCGCACGACGATGGTCGACGAGCTGAAAGTGCTGATGGGTCCCGATGCTTGAGAACGCTTACGCCGATCCCTATCAGATCGTTCGCGAGGCACTTGCAGCCTTCATCCCGCCGGCGCGTGAGACCGTCGCGCAATATGCGGCGCTGAACCGGCGCCTGACGAACCAGGGCGGCGGCTACGTTGGCCGCTGGCACCACGAGAAGGCACCGTACCTCGTGGGGCCGATGGAGACGCTCACGCGGCTGGACTACCTGACGACGGTCATCGTTGGGCCCGGCCAGTCGGGCAAGACGGAGGTCGCGCAGAACTGGATGCTCAAGTCGGTAGCCAACGACCCGGGCGACTTCCTCTGGTACATGCAGACCGATCCGGGCCTCGAGGCCTTCGTCAAGAGCCGGATCAACACGCAGATCGACGGTCATCCGGAGATGGCCATGCGGCTCGGGTCGCGCCCGGTCGACGATTCGCTGCACTTCAAGCGCTTCGACGGCATGAGGGTCGAGTTCCTGTCGGCGAACGAGAACAACCTGATCAACAAGTCGGCGCCGCGGATCGTCGCCGACGAGGTCGACGCGTATCCCGAAGGCCTCGGCGATATCAAGGCGCTGCTCGACGTGCGGCGCCAGACCTTCGGCCGGCAGTCGATGCTGCTGGCGATGAGCCACCCGGACCGCGCGCGCGGCCTGAATCCGGACCGTGACTGGACCGCGGGCGTCATGGCGCTGTACGGCGACAGTGATCGCCGCGTCTGGTACTGGCCGTGCCCGCACTGCGGCGCGTGGTCGAGCCCGGTGCCGATCGCTGCGCGCTTCATGCCGCTGCACTACGAGGAGGGCTGGAGTCTCGACGAGATCGAGGAAAAGGCGAGGCTCGTCTGTCCGGTCAATGGCTGCCTGATCGAAGACCGTCACCGCCGCGCGATGAACCTCGCCGCGTACCGATCGCCGTTCGGCGGATGGGTGGGCGACGGTCAGGAGATCTCGCAGGAAGGCGTCATCAGCGGCGAGCTCGTCGCGCGCAAGTCCGCCGGATTCTGGATTGTCGGCGCGATGTCGCCGTTCGTCCTGGGCGGCATCGGCGGTCTCGCGCGTGCAAAAGCGAAGGCCGAACGCGAGCTCGAGGTCGACGGCGACGACAAGACGCTGAAGCAGGTCATCGTCAAGCAATGGGGCTTCCTCTACTCGCCGAAGCGCGGCGTCGGTTCGCTCGACGCCAACGTGCTGGCGGAGCGCGGGGAAGGCGACCTCAAGTTGGGGTTTGTTCCGGACGGCGTGCGGTTTATCACCGGGGGGTGTGACGCCAACGGCGGCCGCTTCGAATGGCTCATGCGCGGCTGGGGCGTGAACGGCGAAAGCTGGGTGATCGACAAGGGCCGCGTCAACGGCGATCCAGCGACGTCGCCCGATGACTGGGATCTCTTGCTCGAGGTGATCCAGCGCACGTATCCGCTTGCCGACGGCAGCGGCCGCCGCATGCCGGTCCGCGCGTTCGGGTTCGACAGCGGCGGCGAGGCTGGCGTTACGCAACAGGCGTACGCGGCGTGGCGCCGCTGGCGAAAGCTCGAGGGCGTCGTGCGGCTGATAGGCAAGATCTCCGGCCGCGACGCGTGGACCGTGCTCCCCACGAAGGGCGCGAGTGCTCTCACCGCGCAGCGGTTGCTTGTGACGTATCCGGACACGGCGCGCAAATCGAACCGCGCGGCCGCCGGCGGCACGGTTCCAGTCGCGCAGTTCAACCCGAACCTGTTCAAGGATGACCTCGCCGGGCAGCTGCAGAAGGCCGATCTCGGCGACTGGTACGTGCATTTCCCGCACGCGCTGCGGTCTCCCGAAGAGCCTCACGTCTGGTTCGAGCAGCTGACGTCGGAGACTCGGCAAAAGAACGGCCGCTGGGAAAAGCTCGTGCGCGGACGTCGAAATGAGGCGCTCGACCTGATGGTGCTGACGCACATGATTGCTCACCTTCACGGGCTCTCGCAGATCGACTGGAAGAAGCCGCCATCGTGGGCAGCCGCGTGGGATACGAACTCATCGCTCATCAGTACGACGGCGACGCCGAGTCCGAAACCTGCGCAGAACGCAGCGTCGCCCGCGGCACCAGACGCCGACGGCCCGCGACCGAAGAACCCGAAATCAGCTGTCCACCGTTTCCGCTAACCCTATGGCCACATCCGATATCAGCTCGCCGTATTACGGCATGAGCGACGCACAGCTGCAGGCGGCGATCGCGTCGGCGCAGCAGGCGTATATCGAGCTGCGCACCGGGAAGAAGGTCGTCACGGTGGCGTATGCACAGGGCGGCGGTTCGCGTAGCGCGTCATTCCAGCCGACCGACATGGCGAACCTGCGCCTGCTCATTGCCGAGCTGCAGCAGGCGCTCAACCCAGGCGTGCGCATCCAGCGTCGTCGCCCGATTACGCCGTACTACTGATATGGGCAACGAACTTACGATCGTCGACGCACAGGGCAACCCGATGCGGCGCACGCGTGCCGAATATCCCAACGGGATGCCGCTGACAAGCGGTGTGGGCCGCTGGTTCTTCCCGTATCAGGCGGCTGACTGGCAGACGCAGGAGATGGGCAACTGGTTGCCCTGGATTCGCTCGGCCGACGCTGAGATCACGCAGTTCCGCGACCGTATGGTCGCGCGCGCCCGCGATCAGGTTCGCAACGACGGGCGCTCGAGCGGCGCGATCACGCGGATCCTCGATAACACGGTGGGCGCGTCGCTGCGCCTGTCGGCGATGCCCGACTATCGCGCGCTGAGATTGGTCAGCGGTGCGAACTTCGACATCAAGTGGGCGAAGGAATTCGCGAGCGCCGTCGAGGCGCGCTGGCGCCTGTTTTCGAACGACCTCAACCGCTACAACGACGTTTCGCGGCAACTGACGGTCTCGCAGCAGCTGCGCCTCGCGCTGCGCCACAAGTTGATCGACGGCGAGGATCTCATCGTCAATCACTGGAAGCCGGAGCGTGTCGGCCGCGGCGCCGCGCAATACGCGACCTGCTATCTGGTTGTGGATCCCGATCGCCTTTCGAATCCTATGCAGATGGTCGACACGAGGCATCTGCGCGGCGGCGTCGAGATTGACGACGATGGTGTGCCGGTCGCGTATCACATCCGCAAGGCCCACCAGAACGATTGGTACAACGCGGTCGAATCGATGGAATGGGAACGCGTCATCGCCGAAGACGACGATGGCTGGCGGCGTGTCATCCACGACTTCGAGCGCGATCGCGCTGGCCAGAATCGCGGCGTCGGTGTGTTCACGCCCGTACTCGCGCACGCGAAGATGCTCGCGCGCTATTACGGCCTCGAGCTGCAGGCAGCAGCGCTTGCCTCGTCGATCGGCACGTACATCACGAGCCCATACGACCCGGCCGAGGTTCAGGACGCCATCGCCGGTGACCATGAGCTCAAGTTCTATCAGGGCCTGCGCAAGGAATGGAATGACGAGCGGCCGGCCATGTTCAACGGCGTTCGTGTCGCGGCGCTGGCACCCGGTGAGGACATCAAGTCAGTCGCCTCAGACCATCCGCACAACGGCTTCACCGAGTTCGTTCACGAGATGCAGGGGTGTGTGGCATCGGCGCTCGGCGTCACGCAGGAACAGGTGACGCAGGACTGGACGCGCACCACGTACTCGAGCGCGCGCTCCGGGTTGCTCGAGAGCTGGAAAACGCTCATACGTCGCCGGCTTGAGTTCTCCGCCGGCACGGCGACCCCGATGTATGCAGTCTGGCTTCGCGAGGTGATGGAAAACGGCGAGCTCCCGTTGCCCGATGGCGCGCCCGATTTTATTGAGGCCGCCACCGCATACGCGGGTTGCTCGTGGCTCGGGCCGGCGCGCGGCTGGGTCGATCCGGTGAAGGAACCGCAGGGTTCCATCCTGAAGATGGACGCGGCACTGACCACGCTCAAACAGGAAGCGGCCGAGCAGGGATCCGATTGGGAAGAGCTGCTCGACCAGCGTGAGATCGAGATCGCCGAGTTCAACCGCCGCAAGATTCCGCTTCCAGCATGGGGCGGCGCCGAGGTGGCGACGCGCACCGACGAACCCCCTGAAGATCCGAAGGCAGCATGATCAACTTTCCCCATCTCGCGACGCGGCTCTTCAACGTGCCAATCGCGATCCTGCCGCACAAGGCTGAGATCGTCATGGCGGCGCTCGCCGATCGCTTCGGCATCGCGCAGCTCTTTCGCGAAGACGGCAGTGCGCTCGCGCTCGCCGACGGCGGTGCGAGGGCGTTCCTCGAAGAGTTCGACGACAGCGAGCCCGCGCAATACCGGCCATACGACGTCGCGGAAGGAGTCGCGCGGATTCCTGTCGAAGGCACCCTCGTGCACAAGCTCGGCACGCTTCATCCGTTCTCGGGCATGACGGGATACGACGGCATTCGCGCGCTGCTGAGCATGGCGCTCGGCGACGACGAGGTGCGGGCGATCATGCTGGATATCGATTCGCCCGGCGGCGAGGTCGCTGGGTGCTTCGATCTCTGCGATGCAATCTACGCCGCGCGCGGCCAGAAGCCAATCTGGTCTGTGCTTACCGAAAGCGCGTATTCAGCGGCGTACGCGATCGCCAGCGCGACCGATCGCATCATCGTGCCGCGCACGGGCGGAGTTGGCAGCGTTGGCGTCATCTGCATGCACGTCGACATGTCCCAGGCACTTTCGCGCGCTGGCATCGACGTCACGCTTATTCACTATGGCGCACGCAAGGCGGACGGCAACGAGTTCAACCCGCTGACGAAAGATGCGCTGCGCCGCTTTCAGTCCGACGTCGATGCGATGGGCGAGATCTTCGTCCGGACCGTCGCACGCAATCGCGATCTCAAGACGGCAGCCGTGCGCGACACGGAGGCCGGCACTTTTCTCGGCGCCGATGGCGTCGATATCGGCTTTGCTGACGCTGTCATGGCGCCCGACGAGGCCTTCGCTTCCCTGCTCGACGAGCTGGGCTGATCCATCCCACCATTAGGGTAAATCCAATGAGCAATCTGTTTCGAAACCTTGCCGCGCGAGGTGGGTTGAGCTTCGCCCACCTTGGCCGCAATGCGCGCACCGAAGACGACCGCCCGAGCAACGACGACGATAGCGGCAAGGGCAAGAAGGGCAAGCGCGCCGAAGATGAAGACGATCAGCAGCAGGATCGCGACAACGGCGACAGCAAGAAGGGCAAGCGGGCCGAGGGCGGCGATTCGGACGAAGACGACGAAGACGATCCGGACAACGACATCGACGACAAGGACGATCCGGACGACGACAGCGGCAAGGGCAAGCGCGGCAAGAAGAGCAAGCGCGCGGCCGACGATGATGACGATGAACGCGCCGAAGAGGATGACGACGACGAGGAGGAAATGCGCGGCAACAGCGCTGCCGCTCGCGCCCGTCGTCGCGAGCGTGCGCGTTGCGCCGCGATCTTTGCCTGCCAGGGCGCAGGGCGCAATACCGAGCTGGCCGCCAACCTCGCCTTCGAGTCGACGATGACGCGCAGCGAAGCCGTCGCCGTGCTCAACAAGACGCCGGGGTCGGCCCGCGGTTCGCAGCAGCGTCGCAATCCGAATCTCGGGTCTGGCGACGGCCCGGGTATGACGTCCGAGCAGGCCGCTGCAGCCAGCTGGGATGTTGCATTCCAGCGTGCTGGGTCCGCATCGCGCGACTCGCGAGCGCGCGGCCGTCGCTAAACCCGGGCGCCGGCGCACGCGCAGGCACCGTCCTTTCTTTCATCAGGGACTGAATCATGACCAATCCTCCGAACCTCACCCAAACGCCGCTCGTCGAGCAATGGCATGCCGGCGGGTTCCTCGTTTCCGAAGCTCGCGGGCATCGTGCGCGCGACATCGGCACCATCGGCGGCGCGACGAAGGTCTACCCGGGCACCGTCCTCGGTCTGCAGACCGGCGGCGTGGCAGCTGCATGGCCGGGTAACGCCGAACAGGTGAACAACAACACCGGCAACGGCACGATCGCGCTGGCATCGCCACCCATCGTTGCCGGCGCACAGCTCGGCATGTATTCGGCGATCGCGACCGATGCGACGCACTTCGCCGTGACCGATCCCTTCGGCAATTCGCTCGGAACTGCGACCGCGGGTTCCGCGTTCAGCAATCAGATTGCAATCACGATCACCGCCGGCGCGACGCCATTCGTTGCGGGCGACGAGTTCTCGATCCAGGTGGAAGCGATCGCAGGCGCATACGTGCCGCTCAACCCGTCGGCGAGCGACGGGTCGCAGACCGCCGCGGGTATCGCGTTCGGGTTTACCGACGCGACGCTGAATGACGTTCCCGGCACGGTCGTGACCCGCGAGTGCGAGGTCAACGGCTCCGAGCTCCTTTGGCCGAGCGGTGCGACCGCGGCGCAGATCGCGACGGCTACGGCGCAACTCACGGCGCTGGGCATCATCAGCCGCTGATCGTCTCCCTCGACTTCAAGTCCTTATGGCCGCGCAAGCGGCCATTATTTTTTTCGGAGCCAAATAATGGCCAGCTTGGACGTATTCCATCAGGATCCCTTCACGACCATCCAGCTCACGGCTGCGGTCGACAAATATCCGTTTCAGCCGACGGGGCTCGGCGACCTCGACATCTTCGATCCCGATCCCATCCGGACTACGGCGCTCGCGGTCGAGCAGCGTCAGGGGAAGCTCATCATTGTGCCGACGTCGCCGCGTGGCGCAGAAGGCGTGCAACGTACGACCGAAAAGCGCCAGGCGCGCTACTTCGACGTGCCTCGCCTGATGCACAGCGACACGATCTACGCAAACGAGATCCAGAATATCCGCGCTTTTGGCACGGAATCGGAACTCATGCAGGTGCAGGTCGAAGTCGCGCGTCGCATGAATGGCCCGACGGGCATCCTTCGCAACATCGAATACACGTGGGAATTCCATCGTCTCGCGGCGGTGCAGGGGCTGCTGCTCGACGCCGACGGCGCGGTACTCTACGACTGGTTCGACGAATTCGGCATCACGCCGGCGCAGTCCATCGAGTTCAATCTCGCAGCGAATACGGAGTACTCGCTGCGCCCGATCATCAACAAGCTGCGCCGGACGATGGCGCGCAAGGCGCAGGGTTCGTTCCTCCCGACCACGCGCATCTATGCGCTATGCGGCGACGCGTTCTACGACGCGTTCGTGAACCACCAGGACGTCATCCGCACGTTCATGAACTGGTCGGCGGCCGCCGACCTGCGTGACGACCGTCAGGGCGGCGCGTTCGATGAGTTCCCGTTCGCTGGCGTTACGTGGCTGAACTATCGCGGTTCGGACGATAACGAAACGATCAAGGTGCCGGACAACACCGTGAAGTTCTTCCCGGTCGGCGCGCCGGGGATCTTCCGCGTCGCATATGCGCCGGGCGAGTCGTTCGAATGGGTGAACACCCCGGGCAAGCCGCAGTACGTGATCCCGATCTTCGATCGCGACCGCAACAGCTTCTGGAAGATGGAGGCGTACAGCTACCCGCTGCACATCTGCACGCGTCCGGAAGTCCTGCAAAGCGGCACGATCTGACCGTGATCGACTTCGATGGCACGCTCAACGCCGCGATCAGCGCGACGTTGGGCGACGAGAAGGCCGTCGTCTTTCTTCCGAAAGCCGGCGGCAGCTTCGCAGGCCTGCTCGGCGTTTTCACGCTGATCACCGACCACATCTTCGACGAGGCCGGCGAGGCGCAGGCGAACATCACCGTCGCCACGCTCGGCATGCAGGCCTCGCAGTTTGCCGTGCTCGGTGCTCCCCAACCCGTGCAGAGCGACGCCTTTCGGGTGGTCGGCGTCACGTACGTCGTGAAGGATGCGGCGATCGACGGCCTCGGCTGGCTCTACATGGATCTGGGCATGCAATGACGACTTCGCGCAACCTACGGGAACTCGCAGTGCAGGGGCTGATAGTCGCCGGCGCGACAGCGGCTGGGGTGAACGTCTATTCGCCGCGCACGTGGGCGACATGGGACGGGAAATATCCGGTATTGCTCGTGCAGACGCCTGATGAGCATGGCGAGGGCTGGGGTCGGCAGGGGCCCCCCGCTTTTACCGTCACGACGACGTTGCGCGTGACGGCGCGCGCGCAGTCTTCAGCGGCTCAGGACGACACAGCGGCCGCGGAAGTCGAAGAGCAACTCGAGCTCATGCGTGAACAGATCAAGGCAGCGCTCGTTAATTACCCGCCGATCATGAGCCTCCTGCAGCAGTTCCCAGCATTTCGATCGTCGATCAACGTGCCGCGCGACGGGCAGTCGCCGATCGGTGAGCTGACGCTCGATCTGGAAATGGAGCACGTGCAGGGGCCCGACGACTTCTACCAGCCGCCCGCGGTGCCGCTGCAGGGCGTCGATCTCACCGTCGAGATGCCCAACGGTACAACCGAGCCTGGGCTGACGATCAACCTACCGCAAACCTGAGCGGCGCGCGCGCCACTGGAGCACTCCATGTACGTGAAACCCGCACCGGGCCTGATGTTACGCGACCCGGTCACGAAGCAACTGCTGTCAGCGGCGCCCGTCGAGGGCATCAAAACCACTGTCGTGCCGTCCGGCGGCCTGCAGGTCGATGACAACGACATGTACTGGCGTCGCCGTCTGCGCGACGGCGACGCTGTGCGTGTCCCGAGCACGCCCGTCGCAGCTGCAGCTGGCAACGCGTCTGCGCCTGCAGCAGCAGCGCCGGCGACCGAAAAGACCTCGAGCTAACAGATCCGCGCGCTGTCCATGAGCCCCGCTTCGGCGGGGCTTTTCTTTTGGGCGGCGACATCGTCACCGGAGCCATCGAATGGGCGACATTTCCTTTCCCAATATCCCGCAGAACGTGAGAGTTCCGCTGTTCTATGCGGACATCGACCCGAGCAATGCGAACACCGGCCAGCAAACGCAGCGCGCGCTGATCGTCGGACAGATTCTCAGCTCGGGCAGCGGCCAGCCTGGCATACCGCAAATCTGCCAGGGCGTGAGCGATGCGAAGGCGGTCGGCGGTCAGGGCTCGATGCTCGCGCTGATGACGGCCGCGTATCGCAAGCGCGATTCGTTCGGAGAGGTCTGGTACCTACCGCTTGCAGATGGCGCTTCGTCGGTCGCTGCCGTGGGCAGCATCAATTTCACCAGCCCGCCGACGGCGACCGGCGTCCTTTCGCTCTATATCGGCGGCCAGCTCGTTTCGCTGGTTGTGACGCCGACGATGACCACCGCGCAGATCGCAACCGCGCTTGTGGCGCAGATCGGCACGCTGCCGGATCTGCCGGTGACGGCAGCGGTCGACGGCACAACCGCGACGAAGGTCGATCTCACGGCCAAGAACAAGGGGCTCGCGGGCAACGATATCGACCTGCAGCTCAACTACGGCGGCACGCCGGCAGGTGAGTCGACGCCCGCTGGCCTCGCAGCGACGATCGTCGCGATGACCGGCGGCCTCGTTGCACCGGACGTTGCTGACGCGCTCGCCAATCTCGGCGACCAGCAGTTCGATTTCATCGCGTTCCCGTACACGGACAGCACATCGCTGACCGCGATGCAGGCTTTCCTGAGCACGCAAACGGGACGCTGGAGCTGGAGCCAGCAGCTATATGGTGGGGCGTACGCTGCGTATCGGGGCACGCTCGGCGCGCTTACGACGTTCGGCGTCACGCGTAACGACGAGCACATGTCGATCATGGGCTTTAACGGCTCGCCGACGCCGAGCTGGGTGATCGCCGCGGACTATACGGCGGCCGTGGCGGTCGCGGCGCGCGCCGACCCCGCGCAGCCGCTGCAGACCGTGACGCTTGCCACGATGCAGGCGCCGCCGCTGGCCATGCGCTTCGCGCTGACCGATCGCAACACGCTGCTCTATGACGGCATCAGCACGTTCTCGGTCGCCGACGACGGCACGATTGCGATCGAAAACGCGATCACGACCTATCAGAAAAACTCGTTCGGCGACGCCGACGACAGCTATCTCGAGGTCGAAACGATGAACACGCTGACGTATGTGCTGCGTCAGCTGAAGTCGGTTGTCACGACGAAATACGCGCGCAAGAAGCTCGCGGCCGACGGGACGCGCGTTGTCCCGGGCACCAACGTCGTCACTCCGTCGATCATTCGCGCGGACCTCGTCGCGCAGTACCAGACGATGGAAGAAAACGGCTACGTACAGGGCAGTTCGGTGTTCGCGCAGGGGCTGATCGTTCAGCAGAACTCGCAGAACCCGAACCGCGTGGACGTGCTCTATCCGGCGATCCTGATCGACCAGCTGCGCATCTTCGCGCTGCTGATGCAGTTCTCGAACATCGTCCCCGCCACCTCGAGCTGATCGCGCGAGCAAACACCCTGACGCGCCGCACTCCGGCGCGCTCCTTTCTTCTGGAGACATGCAATGCCTTCTCCCACCGGATTGCTCGCCGGCACCGCGTCGCTGACGGTCGACGGTACGACGTACATGATCACCGGCGACTTCAAATACAAGTCCGCAAGCAAGAAGCGTGAAACGCTCGCGGGCATGGATCGCGTGCACGGCTACAAGGAAAAGCCGTCGGCGCCGTACATCTCTTTCAACCTTCGCGATTGGGGCGGCCTCGTGGTCGCATCGGTCAATGACTGGACCGACGTCACGTGCGTTGCGCAACTCGCGAACGGCAAGACGATCATCGGCCGCGACATGTGGTCGGTCGAAGAACAGGAAGTCGACTCCGAGGACGCGAAGTTCGACGTGCGCCTCGAGGGCCCCGACGATTGCGTTACCGAAACCACCACGAGCTGAACATGGACGACACGAAAATTCTCATTCTCCGCAAGCCCATCACCATCAAGGGCGACACGAAGACCTACGACTCTCTCACGCTGCGCGAGCCGACCGTCGACGAACTCGACCGCAGCGCGCAGGTGCAGGGCAGCGCTTACGCCTCGAACGCCGCACTGATCTCGATGGTCGGCGGCATTCCCCTGATCGTCGCGCGCCAGATGACGAAGACGGATTACGAGGAGGCGACCGCGTACCTGTCGGGTTTTACCTGGACGCCCCCGCAGTCTGGCGAGACCTCGGGGACCGACGCGCAGACGTCACTTTCTTCTGGCGCTGGGGACCCGACGACGCCGGCCGCATGAGCCTGCGTCGTTTCAATTACTGGTTTGAGCAAGCCAAGCGTCTGAAGGGAGCTTCCTGATGGCAAACGTGTTCTCGATCACGATCAGCGCTGTCGACCGGGCAACGGCCGTCGCGCAGAACGTGAACAAGGCCGTCGCCAAGATCACGAAGCCGATCTCGGACGTGAAGGCGTCCGTCTCCGCGTTTTCGAAAGAGACGGGGATGGACAAGCTGGGCCGGAGCATCGAGAAGGTCGGCATCTTCGCGACCGAATCGGCGCGCCGCGTCGCATCCCTTGCGCCCCCCGTTGCAGCGCTCACGGGTGCGGCCACCGTCGCCGGCGTCGTGGCCTTCGCGACGAGCTGGGGCCGCAGCGCCGTGCAGATTCGCAACACGGCCTATAGCATCGGCATAGGCACCACGCAGCTGCAGGAGTACCAGGGCGCGGCGCGCCTCGCCGGCGTATCGAGCGAGGCGATGACCAACGGCCTGAAGTCCGTGGGCAGTGCGTTCGAAGATGCGGCTGCCGGCCGCGACACATTCGTCGCCGGCGTCCTCGCGGACAAGGGCATTGGCATTCATCGGTTGCGCGATGGATCGATCGACACCGCCCGAGCGCTGAAGGATGTGGCGAATGCCGCGTCGAAGATCTCGAACACGCAGGCGCGCCAGAAGTTCCTCGAAATCTTCGGCGTGAGCGATCTCGCGCCGCTGCTCGGCA
This genomic interval carries:
- a CDS encoding S49 family peptidase; the protein is MINFPHLATRLFNVPIAILPHKAEIVMAALADRFGIAQLFREDGSALALADGGARAFLEEFDDSEPAQYRPYDVAEGVARIPVEGTLVHKLGTLHPFSGMTGYDGIRALLSMALGDDEVRAIMLDIDSPGGEVAGCFDLCDAIYAARGQKPIWSVLTESAYSAAYAIASATDRIIVPRTGGVGSVGVICMHVDMSQALSRAGIDVTLIHYGARKADGNEFNPLTKDALRRFQSDVDAMGEIFVRTVARNRDLKTAAVRDTEAGTFLGADGVDIGFADAVMAPDEAFASLLDELG
- a CDS encoding phage portal protein; its protein translation is MPSCSRRSTQACASSVVARLRRTTDMGNELTIVDAQGNPMRRTRAEYPNGMPLTSGVGRWFFPYQAADWQTQEMGNWLPWIRSADAEITQFRDRMVARARDQVRNDGRSSGAITRILDNTVGASLRLSAMPDYRALRLVSGANFDIKWAKEFASAVEARWRLFSNDLNRYNDVSRQLTVSQQLRLALRHKLIDGEDLIVNHWKPERVGRGAAQYATCYLVVDPDRLSNPMQMVDTRHLRGGVEIDDDGVPVAYHIRKAHQNDWYNAVESMEWERVIAEDDDGWRRVIHDFERDRAGQNRGVGVFTPVLAHAKMLARYYGLELQAAALASSIGTYITSPYDPAEVQDAIAGDHELKFYQGLRKEWNDERPAMFNGVRVAALAPGEDIKSVASDHPHNGFTEFVHEMQGCVASALGVTQEQVTQDWTRTTYSSARSGLLESWKTLIRRRLEFSAGTATPMYAVWLREVMENGELPLPDGAPDFIEAATAYAGCSWLGPARGWVDPVKEPQGSILKMDAALTTLKQEAAEQGSDWEELLDQREIEIAEFNRRKIPLPAWGGAEVATRTDEPPEDPKAA
- a CDS encoding ATP-binding protein: MTTSRNLRELAVQGLIVAGATAAGVNVYSPRTWATWDGKYPVLLVQTPDEHGEGWGRQGPPAFTVTTTLRVTARAQSSAAQDDTAAAEVEEQLELMREQIKAALVNYPPIMSLLQQFPAFRSSINVPRDGQSPIGELTLDLEMEHVQGPDDFYQPPAVPLQGVDLTVEMPNGTTEPGLTINLPQT
- a CDS encoding phage terminase large subunit family protein; this encodes MLENAYADPYQIVREALAAFIPPARETVAQYAALNRRLTNQGGGYVGRWHHEKAPYLVGPMETLTRLDYLTTVIVGPGQSGKTEVAQNWMLKSVANDPGDFLWYMQTDPGLEAFVKSRINTQIDGHPEMAMRLGSRPVDDSLHFKRFDGMRVEFLSANENNLINKSAPRIVADEVDAYPEGLGDIKALLDVRRQTFGRQSMLLAMSHPDRARGLNPDRDWTAGVMALYGDSDRRVWYWPCPHCGAWSSPVPIAARFMPLHYEEGWSLDEIEEKARLVCPVNGCLIEDRHRRAMNLAAYRSPFGGWVGDGQEISQEGVISGELVARKSAGFWIVGAMSPFVLGGIGGLARAKAKAERELEVDGDDKTLKQVIVKQWGFLYSPKRGVGSLDANVLAERGEGDLKLGFVPDGVRFITGGCDANGGRFEWLMRGWGVNGESWVIDKGRVNGDPATSPDDWDLLLEVIQRTYPLADGSGRRMPVRAFGFDSGGEAGVTQQAYAAWRRWRKLEGVVRLIGKISGRDAWTVLPTKGASALTAQRLLVTYPDTARKSNRAAAGGTVPVAQFNPNLFKDDLAGQLQKADLGDWYVHFPHALRSPEEPHVWFEQLTSETRQKNGRWEKLVRGRRNEALDLMVLTHMIAHLHGLSQIDWKKPPSWAAAWDTNSSLISTTATPSPKPAQNAASPAAPDADGPRPKNPKSAVHRFR
- a CDS encoding DUF2635 domain-containing protein, with protein sequence MYVKPAPGLMLRDPVTKQLLSAAPVEGIKTTVVPSGGLQVDDNDMYWRRRLRDGDAVRVPSTPVAAAAGNASAPAAAAPATEKTSS
- a CDS encoding major capsid protein, which gives rise to MASLDVFHQDPFTTIQLTAAVDKYPFQPTGLGDLDIFDPDPIRTTALAVEQRQGKLIIVPTSPRGAEGVQRTTEKRQARYFDVPRLMHSDTIYANEIQNIRAFGTESELMQVQVEVARRMNGPTGILRNIEYTWEFHRLAAVQGLLLDADGAVLYDWFDEFGITPAQSIEFNLAANTEYSLRPIINKLRRTMARKAQGSFLPTTRIYALCGDAFYDAFVNHQDVIRTFMNWSAAADLRDDRQGGAFDEFPFAGVTWLNYRGSDDNETIKVPDNTVKFFPVGAPGIFRVAYAPGESFEWVNTPGKPQYVIPIFDRDRNSFWKMEAYSYPLHICTRPEVLQSGTI
- a CDS encoding head-tail joining protein, encoding MIDFDGTLNAAISATLGDEKAVVFLPKAGGSFAGLLGVFTLITDHIFDEAGEAQANITVATLGMQASQFAVLGAPQPVQSDAFRVVGVTYVVKDAAIDGLGWLYMDLGMQ
- a CDS encoding phage tail sheath subtilisin-like domain-containing protein; translation: MGDISFPNIPQNVRVPLFYADIDPSNANTGQQTQRALIVGQILSSGSGQPGIPQICQGVSDAKAVGGQGSMLALMTAAYRKRDSFGEVWYLPLADGASSVAAVGSINFTSPPTATGVLSLYIGGQLVSLVVTPTMTTAQIATALVAQIGTLPDLPVTAAVDGTTATKVDLTAKNKGLAGNDIDLQLNYGGTPAGESTPAGLAATIVAMTGGLVAPDVADALANLGDQQFDFIAFPYTDSTSLTAMQAFLSTQTGRWSWSQQLYGGAYAAYRGTLGALTTFGVTRNDEHMSIMGFNGSPTPSWVIAADYTAAVAVAARADPAQPLQTVTLATMQAPPLAMRFALTDRNTLLYDGISTFSVADDGTIAIENAITTYQKNSFGDADDSYLEVETMNTLTYVLRQLKSVVTTKYARKKLAADGTRVVPGTNVVTPSIIRADLVAQYQTMEENGYVQGSSVFAQGLIVQQNSQNPNRVDVLYPAILIDQLRIFALLMQFSNIVPATSS
- a CDS encoding head decoration protein, which encodes MTNPPNLTQTPLVEQWHAGGFLVSEARGHRARDIGTIGGATKVYPGTVLGLQTGGVAAAWPGNAEQVNNNTGNGTIALASPPIVAGAQLGMYSAIATDATHFAVTDPFGNSLGTATAGSAFSNQIAITITAGATPFVAGDEFSIQVEAIAGAYVPLNPSASDGSQTAAGIAFGFTDATLNDVPGTVVTRECEVNGSELLWPSGATAAQIATATAQLTALGIISR
- the gpW gene encoding gpW family head-tail joining protein — encoded protein: MATSDISSPYYGMSDAQLQAAIASAQQAYIELRTGKKVVTVAYAQGGGSRSASFQPTDMANLRLLIAELQQALNPGVRIQRRRPITPYY